The proteins below are encoded in one region of Fimbriimonadaceae bacterium:
- a CDS encoding YifB family Mg chelatase-like AAA ATPase — translation MIAQALAATLAGIEAVPVTVEVDLQGGATKFILVGLPDKAVQESQDRVSTAIRNSDLSFPFTKIVCNLAPGDVRKEGPSLDLPIAMAILAASGQVPMAALRSTVFIGELGLDGSLRPVDGAVSVALMCRNLKAERLVVPVENAAESAITPELEVYGVRNLTEAVELLNGALDVKPFQHEESARPKTEYEIDFADVKGQTHAIRALEIAAAGGHNLLMNGPPGSGKTMLARRLPTILPPLTLPEAIEVTRIHSACGIKSGREGLVWERPFRSPHHTTSYAALVGGGKNPKPGEISMAHLGVLFLDEMPEYDRDVLEALRQPLEDGVVSVSRVSASLDFPAECILIGAMNPCPCGYKGYPEAKCIGGASCERYASKISGPLIDRIDLHLTVPRLRPEELIGKPGGEPSEKLRERVAAARERQNQRFGKAKVNAKMTPREVKAAVHLDPDCAEFMKLVAGRLNLSARVYDRVLKVARTIADLASSEDVRREHLSEAVQYRGQDA, via the coding sequence ATGATCGCGCAGGCCCTGGCGGCGACTCTGGCGGGGATCGAAGCGGTTCCCGTGACGGTCGAAGTCGACCTGCAGGGCGGCGCGACGAAGTTCATCCTTGTCGGCCTGCCGGACAAAGCCGTGCAAGAAAGCCAGGATCGGGTGAGCACCGCGATCCGCAACAGCGACCTGAGCTTCCCCTTCACGAAGATCGTGTGCAACCTCGCCCCAGGGGACGTGCGCAAGGAGGGCCCATCGCTCGACCTGCCAATAGCGATGGCGATTCTGGCGGCCAGCGGCCAAGTCCCGATGGCGGCCCTTCGCTCGACCGTGTTCATCGGCGAGCTCGGCCTGGACGGCTCGCTCCGCCCGGTCGACGGGGCGGTGAGCGTGGCGCTCATGTGTCGCAACCTCAAGGCGGAGCGGCTCGTGGTGCCCGTTGAGAACGCGGCCGAGTCCGCCATCACGCCGGAGCTGGAGGTCTATGGCGTCCGGAACCTCACCGAGGCCGTCGAACTGCTGAACGGCGCCCTCGATGTCAAGCCCTTCCAGCACGAAGAATCGGCCCGGCCGAAGACGGAATACGAGATCGACTTTGCCGACGTGAAGGGCCAGACCCACGCGATCCGCGCGCTCGAGATCGCCGCGGCCGGGGGCCACAACCTCCTGATGAACGGGCCTCCCGGCTCCGGCAAGACGATGCTCGCCCGCCGGTTGCCCACAATCCTGCCGCCGCTAACGCTGCCGGAAGCGATCGAGGTGACGCGCATCCACAGCGCGTGTGGAATCAAGTCCGGTCGCGAGGGGCTGGTCTGGGAGCGGCCCTTCCGCTCGCCCCACCACACGACCAGCTACGCCGCGCTCGTGGGCGGCGGCAAGAACCCGAAGCCGGGCGAGATCAGCATGGCGCACCTGGGGGTCCTCTTCCTGGACGAGATGCCAGAGTACGACCGGGACGTGCTGGAGGCCCTTAGGCAGCCGCTGGAAGACGGAGTGGTGAGCGTCAGCCGGGTCTCCGCCTCGCTCGACTTCCCCGCGGAGTGCATCCTGATCGGGGCGATGAACCCCTGCCCCTGCGGCTATAAGGGGTATCCGGAGGCGAAGTGCATCGGCGGGGCCTCTTGCGAACGCTACGCGAGCAAGATTAGCGGGCCGCTGATCGACCGCATCGACCTGCACCTGACCGTGCCGAGGCTCCGCCCGGAGGAGCTGATCGGGAAGCCGGGAGGCGAGCCGAGCGAGAAACTCCGCGAGCGCGTCGCCGCCGCGCGCGAACGCCAGAACCAGCGCTTCGGCAAGGCGAAGGTCAACGCAAAGATGACGCCGCGAGAGGTGAAGGCGGCGGTCCACCTGGACCCAGACTGCGCCGAGTTTATGAAGCTCGTGGCGGGGCGCCTAAACCTCTCCGCCCGCGTCTACGACCGGGTGCTGAAAGTCGCGCGGACCATCGCCGACCTCGCGTCGAGCGAGGACGTGCGACGCGAACATCTCTCCGAGGCCGTCCAGTATAGAGGGCAAGACGCCTAG
- the pyk gene encoding pyruvate kinase, which yields MRRRTKIVATLGPAVASPEKVELLIEAGMNVARLNCSHGDWESKREFVKWVRECDQGFSPVAILVDLQGPKFRIGQIQDGQIEVVAGDSLTIGPDPTATIQAPESAVWDAMAPGDRVLLGDGDVELRIETDLGHHLQATVVTSGTIKSRQGVTLVGKSFDAPALTEKDLEDVRQAVHFGADYIALSYVRSADDLRQLRRVVEQYSDTIQIVAKVETPEALETIGDVVDASDAVMVARGDLGLQMDIEDVPLAQKKIIACCNRLGKPVITATQMLESMLDHARPTRAEVSDIANAIIDGTDAVMLSGETASGRFPIEAVRTMARVAERTEEELGHEPRAWMGAGRPIPDSSTEAVALAAVTLADALHVRAILTASTTGTTSRLVSKHRPKAPILCAAFEESTQRQMALVWGVQSILMPPTTNTDEAVAFLSESFVARGVLQRGDTYVVTSAYPPGTRGLTNMVLVRQA from the coding sequence ATGCGTCGGCGGACAAAGATAGTCGCGACCCTGGGGCCGGCGGTCGCCTCACCGGAGAAGGTCGAGCTCTTGATCGAGGCTGGGATGAACGTAGCCCGCCTCAACTGTTCGCACGGTGACTGGGAATCGAAGCGAGAGTTCGTCAAGTGGGTCCGCGAGTGCGACCAGGGGTTCTCACCCGTCGCGATCCTGGTCGACCTCCAGGGGCCGAAGTTCCGCATCGGCCAGATCCAGGACGGCCAGATCGAAGTCGTTGCGGGCGACTCCCTCACGATCGGCCCCGACCCGACCGCGACGATCCAGGCCCCGGAATCGGCGGTCTGGGACGCGATGGCCCCGGGCGACCGGGTCCTGCTCGGGGACGGAGACGTGGAGCTCCGCATCGAGACGGATTTAGGCCACCACTTACAGGCGACCGTCGTCACGAGCGGCACGATCAAGTCGCGCCAAGGCGTGACTCTTGTCGGCAAGTCTTTCGACGCCCCCGCTTTGACCGAGAAAGACCTTGAGGACGTGCGCCAGGCCGTCCATTTCGGCGCGGACTACATCGCCTTGAGCTACGTCCGCAGCGCGGACGACTTGCGCCAGCTGCGCAGGGTGGTGGAGCAGTACAGCGACACGATCCAGATCGTGGCGAAGGTCGAGACGCCGGAGGCGCTGGAGACCATCGGGGACGTCGTGGATGCCTCCGACGCGGTGATGGTGGCGCGCGGCGACCTCGGGTTGCAGATGGACATCGAAGACGTGCCCCTGGCCCAAAAGAAGATCATCGCTTGCTGCAACCGGCTCGGCAAGCCCGTCATCACCGCCACCCAGATGCTGGAGAGCATGCTGGACCACGCACGGCCGACCCGGGCGGAGGTGAGCGACATCGCCAACGCGATCATCGACGGGACCGATGCGGTGATGCTGAGCGGGGAGACGGCCTCCGGCCGCTTCCCGATCGAAGCCGTGCGCACCATGGCCCGGGTGGCCGAGCGGACTGAAGAGGAACTGGGGCACGAGCCGCGGGCGTGGATGGGCGCGGGGCGCCCAATCCCCGATTCTTCGACCGAGGCGGTCGCGCTGGCCGCGGTGACGCTGGCCGACGCGTTGCACGTGCGCGCGATCCTCACCGCAAGCACGACGGGCACGACCTCGCGCCTGGTGAGCAAGCACCGCCCTAAGGCCCCGATCCTCTGCGCCGCGTTCGAAGAATCGACCCAGCGGCAAATGGCGCTGGTCTGGGGTGTTCAATCCATCTTGATGCCGCCGACCACGAACACGGACGAAGCGGTCGCGTTCCTGAGCGAAAGCTTTGTCGCGCGCGGAGTCCTGCAACGGGGCGACACCTATGTCGTCACCTCTGCCTACCCGCCCGGCACGCGCGGCCTGACGAACATGGTGCTGGTCCGGCAGGCGTAG
- a CDS encoding redoxin domain-containing protein — MLSTLLAAAILAPQATIKLPSTPVTDFQGASHNLVDADFKATVLLFIAIDCPISNRFTPEYTRIQGAYEPKGVRFFRVLLDDSVTKEEIDAHAKEFKLNFPGFMDPKLELVKKLAISVTPEVAIIGPDGTMLYRGRLNETYSDHGRFKEGTVRQDVREALDEILAGKPVSVPLTQAIGCGIPDIQ, encoded by the coding sequence ATGCTGTCGACGCTGCTGGCCGCCGCGATCCTGGCCCCCCAAGCCACGATCAAACTCCCTTCGACCCCGGTTACCGACTTCCAGGGGGCGTCCCACAACCTCGTGGACGCCGATTTCAAGGCGACTGTCCTCCTCTTCATCGCCATCGATTGCCCCATCTCGAACCGGTTCACGCCTGAGTACACCCGCATCCAAGGGGCCTACGAGCCGAAGGGCGTCCGCTTCTTCCGGGTGCTGCTGGACGACTCGGTGACCAAGGAGGAGATCGATGCCCACGCGAAGGAGTTCAAGTTGAACTTCCCGGGCTTTATGGATCCTAAGCTGGAACTTGTGAAGAAGCTGGCGATCTCGGTCACGCCGGAGGTGGCCATCATCGGCCCGGACGGCACGATGCTTTACCGCGGCCGTTTGAACGAGACCTATTCCGACCACGGGCGGTTTAAGGAAGGCACGGTCCGCCAGGATGTGCGCGAGGCGCTCGACGAGATCCTCGCGGGCAAGCCCGTCTCGGTGCCCCTCACCCAGGCGATCGGTTGCGGCATCCCGGACATCCAGTGA
- the hutI gene encoding imidazolonepropionase — protein sequence MSLLIQNIGRLATPRCHGSWEVEVTTDAAILVEGETIAWVGKAKDAPSGADETHDAQGGVATPGLVDAHTHLGFGGSRYRELELRAKGASYQEVAAAGGGILSTVRATRELSPADLEKVVSGHRDRMALAGTTLIEGKSGYGLSVASELGILDAYTATNGTAGPPIVPTYLAAHAVPPEYRERREAYFEEVVLAGLPEAAARAQYADMFVEKGYFEAEEARRLADAAKTHGLGMRLHVDQFGDHGGAALAAELGAKTADHLEHTGPDGIAALAKAGVVPVLLPLSVLGLGLAKYPDAPEMMAAGLPVVLASDFNPGSSPGYGLPLVMALAARYLGMTPHEALVATTVNAAASLGSSDRGVLAPGKRADICLWPREDERELAYWLDPLRPTGILLGGRQLAATLNQSRT from the coding sequence GTGAGCCTTCTCATCCAGAACATCGGTCGTTTGGCGACCCCCCGGTGTCACGGTTCTTGGGAGGTCGAGGTCACGACCGACGCCGCGATCCTCGTGGAAGGCGAGACCATCGCGTGGGTCGGCAAGGCGAAGGACGCGCCTTCCGGTGCCGACGAAACGCACGATGCGCAAGGGGGCGTCGCGACCCCAGGGTTGGTGGACGCCCACACCCACCTCGGCTTTGGCGGGAGCCGCTACCGGGAACTCGAGCTTCGGGCCAAAGGCGCGAGCTACCAGGAAGTGGCCGCCGCGGGCGGCGGGATCCTCAGTACGGTCCGGGCGACGCGCGAGTTGAGCCCGGCCGACTTGGAAAAGGTCGTCTCGGGGCATCGAGACCGCATGGCCCTGGCCGGCACGACCCTCATCGAGGGGAAGAGCGGGTACGGCTTAAGCGTCGCATCCGAGCTCGGCATCCTAGACGCCTATACGGCGACGAACGGGACCGCCGGCCCTCCGATCGTGCCGACTTATCTGGCCGCCCACGCGGTGCCCCCCGAGTACCGGGAGAGGCGTGAGGCCTACTTCGAGGAGGTCGTCTTGGCGGGGCTGCCGGAAGCCGCGGCACGGGCCCAGTACGCGGACATGTTCGTGGAGAAGGGCTATTTCGAAGCGGAAGAGGCCCGACGCCTGGCCGACGCGGCCAAGACCCATGGGCTCGGGATGCGGCTCCACGTCGACCAGTTCGGCGACCATGGTGGGGCCGCGCTGGCAGCCGAACTCGGCGCGAAGACGGCCGACCATCTGGAGCACACCGGGCCGGACGGCATCGCGGCCTTGGCGAAGGCCGGGGTCGTGCCCGTGCTCCTGCCCCTGAGCGTGCTCGGCCTCGGCCTCGCGAAGTATCCCGACGCGCCTGAAATGATGGCGGCCGGGTTACCCGTGGTGCTCGCCAGCGACTTCAACCCCGGGTCTTCGCCGGGCTACGGCCTGCCGCTCGTGATGGCTCTGGCCGCGCGGTATCTCGGGATGACCCCGCACGAGGCGCTCGTCGCGACGACCGTGAACGCGGCAGCGAGCCTGGGCTCCAGTGACCGTGGGGTGCTAGCCCCCGGGAAGCGTGCGGACATTTGCCTATGGCCCCGCGAAGACGAGCGGGAGCTGGCGTATTGGCTCGACCCCTTGCGACCGACGGGGATCCTGTTAGGCGGACGGCAGTTGGCCGCGACCCTCAATCAGTCCCGGACGTAG